The Streptomyces sp. CC0208 genome window below encodes:
- a CDS encoding M67 family metallopeptidase: MLTITQALVDQIVAHARKDHPDEACGVVAGPAGSDRPERFIPMLNAAMSPTFYEFDSGDLLKLYREMDDRDEEPVVIYHSHTATEAYPSRTDISYANEPGAHYVLVSTADTDGLGDFQFRSYRIVDGEVTEEDVKIVAAY; this comes from the coding sequence ATGCTGACCATCACCCAGGCCCTCGTCGACCAGATCGTCGCGCACGCGCGCAAGGACCACCCCGACGAGGCGTGCGGAGTCGTCGCGGGCCCGGCCGGGTCGGACCGCCCCGAGCGCTTCATCCCCATGCTCAACGCCGCCATGTCGCCGACGTTCTACGAGTTCGACTCCGGCGACCTGCTCAAGCTGTACCGCGAGATGGACGACCGCGACGAGGAGCCGGTGGTCATCTACCACTCCCACACCGCGACCGAGGCCTACCCGTCCCGCACGGACATCTCCTACGCCAACGAGCCCGGCGCCCACTACGTCCTCGTCTCCACCGCCGACACCGACGGTCTCGGCGACTTCCAGTTCCGCTCCTACCGGATCGTCGACGGCGAGGTCACCGAGGAGGACGTGAAGATCGTCGCGGCGTACTAG
- a CDS encoding putative leader peptide — MVSYDVSEKTPGTLLVARLHVDLCRLASAIC, encoded by the coding sequence ATGGTTTCTTACGACGTGAGCGAGAAGACGCCGGGCACCCTGCTCGTGGCGCGGCTGCACGTCGACCTGTGCAGGCTCGCCAGCGCCATCTGTTGA
- a CDS encoding LacI family DNA-binding transcriptional regulator, producing MTPHTHGRRPTLEDVARRSGVSRSTVSRVINDEPRVSAEVVEQVRRVIAELGYVPNQAARQLVTRRTGAVAVVASQPQNRLFLDPFFDCLLRGVRRELAEHGAQAVLLFLDEPDDHTRVADYLGGGHVDGAVLFSLRPGDRLHEMADRLDIPVVFGGRPLPRDGDTVRPHAYVDGDNRGGARQAVQHLVSLGRTRIATVTGPHDQEDSAAERLAGYRDVLPDAPPELTERADYTEQGGADAMAALLDRDPGLDAVFVASDLMAAGALRTLRERGRRVPEDVAVIGFDDLTEISEATDPRLTTVHQDVERMGRLMARLLFDRPAQPPSVVVPTRLVVRASA from the coding sequence TTGACACCGCACACGCACGGACGACGGCCCACCCTGGAGGATGTCGCACGACGTTCGGGGGTGTCGAGGTCCACGGTGTCACGGGTGATCAACGACGAGCCGAGAGTGAGCGCGGAGGTCGTCGAACAGGTCCGCCGGGTCATCGCCGAACTCGGCTACGTGCCCAACCAGGCCGCCCGCCAACTCGTCACCCGCCGCACCGGCGCCGTCGCCGTGGTCGCCAGTCAGCCGCAGAACCGGCTCTTCCTCGACCCGTTCTTCGACTGCCTGCTGCGCGGAGTACGCCGCGAACTCGCCGAGCACGGCGCCCAGGCCGTCCTGCTGTTCCTGGACGAACCCGACGACCACACCCGCGTCGCCGACTACCTCGGCGGCGGCCATGTCGACGGCGCCGTGCTGTTCTCCCTGCGCCCCGGCGACCGGCTCCACGAGATGGCCGACCGGCTCGACATCCCGGTCGTCTTCGGCGGCCGCCCCCTGCCGCGCGACGGCGACACCGTGCGCCCCCACGCCTACGTCGACGGCGACAACCGCGGGGGAGCCCGGCAGGCCGTCCAGCACCTCGTCTCCCTGGGGCGCACGCGGATCGCGACCGTCACCGGGCCCCACGACCAGGAGGACTCCGCCGCCGAACGGCTCGCCGGCTACCGGGACGTCCTCCCGGACGCACCGCCCGAGCTGACCGAGCGCGCCGACTACACCGAGCAGGGCGGCGCCGACGCCATGGCCGCCCTCCTCGACCGGGACCCCGGCCTGGACGCCGTCTTCGTCGCCTCCGACCTCATGGCCGCGGGCGCGCTGCGTACCCTGCGCGAGCGCGGCCGCCGGGTCCCCGAGGACGTGGCGGTCATCGGCTTCGACGACCTGACCGAGATCAGCGAGGCGACGGACCCGCGGCTGACCACGGTGCACCAGGACGTGGAGCGGATGGGGCGGCTCATGGCCCGCCTCCTCTTCGACCGACCCGCACAGCCGCCCTCGGTGGTCGTACCGACCCGACTGGTGGTCAGAGCCTCCGCCTGA
- a CDS encoding amino acid permease, giving the protein MTSAQVEDKGSGSEKAPNASEANASEEGYERGLGSRQVQMIAIGGAIGVGLFLNAGANIAKAGPSLILMYAVAGVIIFFIMRALGELLLYRPVSGSFAEYSREFLGPFFGYFTGWTYWLLWVVTGMAELTAAAIYVNYWFPAVPQWTTALVFLVVLFVANLISVKLFGEIEFWFSMIKVTALIGMIVIGLGVLTFGFSAAGDTAAVSNLWAFDGFFPKGVGSSLMTLQGVMFAYLAVELVGVTAGESENPEKTLPKAINTLPWRIGLFYVGALTVILCVVKWTEFAAGVSPFVKAFAVIGIPAGAGIVNFVVLTAALSSCNSGMYSTGRMLRTLADSGEAPQAFNKLSVTRTPALAITVSVLFMGIGVVLNYVVPEKAFGYVVSVATAAGIWTWLMILVSHVRYRREVVAGRLPASSFPAPGGSVGSWIAIVFLLFVTGLIAYDADSRVCLYVMAGWAAALGVGWVVLKTRNPEIVDRRDPESEKV; this is encoded by the coding sequence ATGACCTCCGCTCAGGTCGAAGACAAAGGCTCAGGCTCGGAGAAGGCCCCGAACGCGTCCGAAGCGAACGCGTCCGAAGAGGGGTACGAGCGCGGACTCGGCAGCCGCCAGGTCCAGATGATCGCGATCGGCGGCGCCATCGGCGTCGGCCTCTTCCTCAACGCCGGGGCGAACATCGCCAAGGCCGGTCCGAGCCTCATCCTGATGTACGCCGTCGCCGGCGTGATCATCTTCTTCATCATGCGGGCCCTCGGCGAGCTGCTGCTCTACCGCCCGGTCTCCGGTTCCTTCGCGGAGTACTCCCGCGAGTTCCTCGGCCCGTTCTTCGGCTACTTCACCGGCTGGACGTACTGGCTGCTGTGGGTCGTCACCGGCATGGCGGAACTCACCGCCGCCGCGATCTACGTCAACTACTGGTTCCCCGCCGTCCCCCAGTGGACGACGGCCCTGGTCTTCCTGGTCGTCCTGTTCGTGGCCAACCTGATCTCGGTGAAGCTGTTCGGCGAGATCGAGTTCTGGTTCTCGATGATCAAGGTCACCGCCCTCATCGGCATGATCGTGATCGGTCTCGGTGTCCTGACCTTCGGCTTCAGCGCGGCCGGCGACACCGCCGCGGTCTCCAACCTCTGGGCCTTCGACGGTTTCTTCCCGAAGGGCGTCGGCTCGTCCCTGATGACCCTCCAGGGCGTGATGTTCGCCTACCTCGCCGTGGAGCTGGTCGGCGTCACCGCGGGTGAGTCCGAGAACCCCGAGAAGACCCTCCCCAAGGCGATCAACACCCTGCCCTGGCGCATCGGCCTCTTCTACGTCGGAGCCCTCACCGTCATCCTGTGCGTGGTGAAGTGGACCGAGTTCGCGGCGGGCGTCAGCCCCTTCGTGAAGGCCTTCGCCGTGATCGGCATCCCGGCGGGCGCCGGAATCGTGAACTTCGTCGTCCTCACCGCGGCCCTGTCCTCCTGCAACTCCGGCATGTACTCCACGGGCCGCATGCTGCGCACCCTCGCCGACAGCGGAGAGGCCCCGCAGGCCTTCAACAAGCTCTCCGTCACCCGCACCCCGGCGCTGGCCATCACGGTCTCGGTCCTCTTCATGGGCATCGGCGTGGTGCTGAACTACGTGGTGCCGGAGAAGGCCTTCGGATACGTCGTCTCGGTCGCGACCGCGGCGGGCATCTGGACCTGGCTGATGATCCTGGTCAGTCATGTGCGCTACCGCCGCGAGGTCGTGGCGGGGCGTCTGCCCGCGTCCTCCTTCCCGGCACCGGGCGGCTCGGTCGGCAGCTGGATCGCGATCGTGTTCCTGCTCTTCGTGACCGGCCTGATCGCGTACGACGCCGACTCGCGCGTGTGTCTGTACGTGATGGCCGGATGGGCCGCCGCGCTGGGCGTCGGCTGGGTTGTCCTGAAGACCCGGAACCCGGAGATCGTGGACCGGCGTGACCCGGAGTCCGAGAAGGTCTGA